The Gemmata palustris genome includes a region encoding these proteins:
- a CDS encoding ADP-ribosylglycohydrolase family protein: protein MPPDRDAITGSMLGLAVGDALGLPCENLSPRRAKKLFPHLDRYQFFFRRGLFSDDTEHACLTGQALLVSGGDAAEFQHDLARRLRWWSAGVPAGTGRATIRACAKLWLGWSPEHSGVFSAGNGPAMRAPILGLCFGSDPARLKHFARISTRLTHTDPKAEVGALAVAWAAHRAAETRTGTLPEPAQFLAELRELLGTEPASGPLLETLEGAVKSLLLERTTEEFALDLGLKRGATGYMYHTVPVSLYAWLRYPDNFRTAVQSAIRCGGDTDTVAAIAGALVGARVGKAGIPAEWLRGAIDWPRSVRWVEKLAGRVAEGAWLSAPQCAEPLAVWVLPARNAAFFAWVLVHAARRLLPPY from the coding sequence ATGCCCCCCGACCGCGACGCAATTACCGGTTCCATGCTCGGACTCGCGGTCGGCGACGCGCTGGGCTTGCCGTGCGAGAACTTGTCTCCCCGGCGCGCGAAGAAGCTGTTTCCGCACCTCGATCGTTACCAATTTTTCTTTCGCCGCGGGTTGTTCTCCGACGACACCGAGCACGCCTGTCTAACCGGCCAGGCGCTGCTCGTTTCCGGCGGCGACGCAGCGGAATTTCAGCACGACCTCGCGCGCCGACTTCGCTGGTGGTCTGCGGGGGTTCCTGCGGGGACCGGGCGCGCCACGATCCGCGCGTGCGCGAAGCTGTGGCTCGGCTGGTCGCCTGAGCACAGCGGCGTGTTTTCCGCCGGTAACGGCCCCGCGATGCGCGCGCCGATTCTGGGCCTCTGTTTCGGCTCCGATCCTGCGCGATTGAAGCACTTCGCGCGCATTTCCACTCGCCTCACACACACTGATCCCAAAGCCGAAGTTGGCGCACTTGCGGTCGCGTGGGCGGCTCATCGTGCGGCCGAAACGCGAACGGGCACTTTGCCAGAACCTGCGCAATTCTTAGCGGAACTCCGCGAACTACTCGGTACCGAGCCGGCCTCGGGGCCGTTACTCGAGACGCTCGAAGGTGCGGTGAAGAGCCTGCTTTTAGAGCGAACCACAGAAGAGTTCGCGCTCGATCTCGGATTAAAGCGCGGCGCCACCGGCTACATGTACCACACGGTTCCGGTATCGCTGTACGCGTGGCTGCGGTACCCAGATAATTTCCGCACGGCGGTTCAGTCAGCGATCCGATGCGGCGGGGACACGGACACGGTTGCGGCGATTGCCGGCGCGCTCGTCGGCGCGCGAGTCGGCAAAGCGGGCATCCCGGCGGAGTGGCTCCGCGGTGCGATTGATTGGCCGCGCTCGGTGCGCTGGGTGGAGAAACTCGCCGGGCGCGTCGCCGAGGGAGCGTGGCTGAGTGCGCCCCAATGCGCCGAACCGCTCGCCGTGTGGGTGCTACCGGCGCGGAACGCGGCGTTCTTCGCGTGGGTACTCGTTCACGCCGCCCGACGACTGCTCCCCCCGTATTGA
- a CDS encoding SPFH domain-containing protein encodes MGLRDWVSGQFIDIIEWTEPSQNEILAHRFTRHKNEIKNGAKLVVREGQAAGFVKEGQLADVKVPGMYTLDTKNMPILSTILGWKYGFESPFKCEVYFISTRQWTNQKWGTQNPIMYRDPEFGPVRLRAFGSYAFKVTDPGTFLKELVSTDPSFELYEISAQFRNVVVSRFIDALGASRIPMLDLAGNYEKVGKIALERIAPEMAKMGVSLTQFFVENISLPPEVEAALDKRSQMSVLGNLDQYTKFQTAEAIPTAAANPGGLAGMGASLGAGLAVGQQMGGAFAGAAGAPGVVTPANTAPPAGASAPPPLPTAVTFHAAINGAQAGPFDLAALAAHINSGTINRTSLVWRAGMAGWAAAETVPELASLFAAVPPPLPS; translated from the coding sequence ATGGGGCTGCGTGATTGGGTGTCGGGTCAGTTCATCGACATCATCGAGTGGACCGAGCCGAGCCAGAACGAGATCCTCGCGCACCGGTTCACGCGCCACAAGAACGAGATCAAGAACGGCGCCAAACTCGTCGTGCGCGAGGGGCAGGCCGCCGGGTTCGTGAAGGAGGGGCAGCTCGCGGACGTGAAAGTGCCGGGCATGTACACGCTCGACACGAAGAACATGCCCATCCTCTCGACCATCCTCGGCTGGAAGTACGGCTTCGAGTCGCCGTTCAAGTGCGAGGTGTACTTCATCTCCACGCGCCAGTGGACGAACCAGAAGTGGGGCACGCAGAACCCGATCATGTACCGCGACCCGGAGTTCGGTCCGGTGCGGCTGCGGGCGTTCGGGAGCTACGCCTTCAAGGTCACCGATCCGGGCACGTTCCTGAAAGAGCTCGTCTCGACCGACCCGTCGTTCGAGCTGTACGAGATCTCCGCGCAGTTCCGCAACGTGGTCGTGTCGCGCTTCATTGACGCGCTCGGTGCGTCGCGCATCCCGATGCTGGACCTCGCGGGGAACTACGAGAAGGTCGGGAAGATCGCGCTCGAGCGCATTGCGCCGGAAATGGCGAAGATGGGCGTGTCGCTCACGCAGTTCTTCGTCGAGAACATTTCGCTCCCGCCCGAAGTCGAAGCGGCCCTCGACAAGCGCTCGCAGATGTCGGTACTCGGCAACCTCGACCAGTACACGAAGTTCCAGACCGCGGAGGCCATTCCCACAGCGGCGGCGAACCCGGGCGGGCTGGCCGGAATGGGCGCGAGCCTCGGTGCGGGGCTTGCCGTAGGTCAACAAATGGGTGGCGCGTTCGCGGGTGCGGCCGGGGCGCCGGGCGTTGTGACCCCCGCGAACACCGCTCCGCCGGCCGGAGCGAGCGCGCCGCCGCCGCTCCCGACCGCGGTCACCTTCCACGCGGCGATCAACGGCGCTCAGGCCGGGCCGTTCGATCTGGCGGCGCTCGCGGCACACATCAACTCGGGCACTATCAACCGCACCTCGCTAGTGTGGAGGGCGGGCATGGCGGGCTGGGCCGCCGCCGAAACCGTGCCGGAACTGGCATCACTCTTCGCCGCGGTACCGCCGCCGCTTCCCAGTTGA
- the fae gene encoding formaldehyde-activating enzyme yields MAGRIGMRTGEALVEGDKDYLCAEPEIVIGELDGPVGTALATLVGDQTKGHTKVFAILNSDVQVRPATLMVSKVTVTSSRYTNILMGSVQAGIANGVLDAVRAGIIPKESANDLGIIYSVWLDPAVLAVDPKEVDYQGLFDVNREATVKAIRKALANEPSIDWLLENQDKVTHYFHQLGVDGKL; encoded by the coding sequence ATGGCGGGGCGGATCGGGATGCGGACGGGCGAGGCACTGGTCGAGGGCGACAAGGATTACCTCTGCGCCGAACCGGAAATCGTCATCGGTGAATTAGACGGCCCGGTGGGAACGGCACTCGCCACGCTCGTCGGCGATCAGACGAAGGGACACACGAAGGTGTTCGCGATCCTGAACAGCGACGTTCAGGTGCGCCCCGCGACGCTGATGGTGAGCAAGGTGACGGTGACCAGTTCGCGGTACACGAACATCCTCATGGGGAGCGTCCAGGCGGGCATCGCCAACGGCGTTTTGGACGCGGTCCGCGCGGGGATCATTCCGAAGGAAAGTGCCAACGATCTGGGCATCATTTACTCGGTCTGGCTCGACCCCGCGGTCCTCGCCGTCGACCCCAAGGAGGTCGATTATCAAGGGCTTTTCGATGTCAACCGGGAAGCGACCGTCAAGGCGATCCGCAAAGCGCTGGCAAACGAACCGAGCATCGATTGGCTCCTCGAAAACCAGGACAAAGTGACCCACTACTTCCACCAACTCGGGGTCGACGGGAAACTGTAA